One window of Panthera tigris isolate Pti1 chromosome C2, P.tigris_Pti1_mat1.1, whole genome shotgun sequence genomic DNA carries:
- the OTOL1 gene encoding otolin-1: protein MWMFSWLCAILIILAFAGMDTVAKTTPHPKFTKKSDGKEMPKGLKPSSGPPPEEEEIPFTEVAEMVEPTPNPPALDSAFGTATLFPFENFTLDTADFFLNCCDCCSSVPGQKGEPGETGKPGLKGEAGGMGIPGPPGIVGPPGPKGQKGEKGLKGERGDQGTSGAPGYPGKPGEPGGLGPKGERGNIGLTGVKGQKGSKGDMCANGTQGDKGDQGAAGSPGLNGEPGAKGEKGEMGEKGCCGESGQRGGKGEKGEEGLKGEKGSKGDTGTEGKSGPDGLPGAPGDPGVKGEKGELGPPGLAGPVGPKGEVGSKGVRGSIGKKGSRGFKGSKGEVARVLRSAFSATLSKPFPPPNIPIKFDKVLYNDQGNYSPVTGKFNCSVPGAYVFSYHVTVRGRPARISLVARNKKQFKSRETLYGHEIDQASLLIILKLSAGDQVWLEVSKDWNGVYVSPEDDSIFTGFLLYPEENSGISP from the exons ATGTGGATGTTTTCTTGGCTGTGTgcgattttaattattttggcttttgctGGTATGGACACAGTAGCAAAGACCACACCACATCCCAAATTTACGAAGAAATCTGACGGAAAAGAGATGCCGAAGGGTCTAAAGCCGTCCAGTGGCCCACCtccagaagaagaggaaattccTTTCACAGAAGTGGCTGAAATGGTGGAACCgacccccaaccccccagccctAGATTCTGCCTTCGGTACTGCCACTCTCTTCCCCTTTGAAAACTTCACTCTTGACACggctgatttttttctgaattgctGTGATTGTTGTTCATCTGTCCCAGGGCAAAAAGGAGAACCTGGAGAGACTGGAAAGCCAG GTCTTAAGGGAGAGGCTGGTGGAATGGGGATCCCAGGGCCACCAGGAATTGTTGGACCCCCAGGTCCaaaaggccagaaaggagagaagg GACTTAAGGGGGAACGTGGGGACCAAGGAACAAGTGGAGCCCCAGGATACCCGGGAAAACCCGGAGAACCAG GTGGCCTTGGTCctaagggggagagaggaaacatCGGACTGACAGGAGTGAAGGGGCAAAAAGGCTCCAAAGGGGACATGTGTGCAAATGGTACCCAAGGAGATAAAGGAGACCAGGGGGCTGCGGGCTCACCTGGCTTGAATGGAGAGCCTGGGgccaagggagagaaaggggagatggGGGAAAAGGGCTGCTGTGGGGAgtctgggcagaggggagggaagggagaaaaaggtgAGGAGGGTCTGAAAGGGGAAAAAGGTAGCAAAGGAGATACTGGAACGGAAGGCAAAAGCGGCCCAGATGGCCTGCCTGGGGCCCCAGGGGATCCAGGAgttaaaggagaaaagggagagttAGGTCCTCCTGGTCTTGCGGGGCCTGTGGGGCCAAAAGGTGAGGTTGGGAGCAAAGGGGTCCGGGGATCTATTGGCAAGAAGGGCTCTCGGGGCTTCAAAGGCTCCAAGGGGGAGGTGGCCAGAGTGCTGCGGTCAGCCTTCAGCGCCACTTTATCGAAGCCTTTCCCTCCTCCGAACATCCCAATCAAATTTGACAAGGTTCTCTATAATGACCAAGGGAATTACAGCCCTGTCACTGGCAAATTTAACTGTAGTGTTCCTGGCGCATATGTATTTTCCTACCATGTCACTGTGAGGGGCAGACCCGCTCGCATCAGCCTGGTGGCCCGGAATAAGAAGCAGTTCAAGTCCAGAGAAACGCTCTATGGCCATGAAATAGACCAGGCGTCTCTTCTTATCATCCTGAAATTAAGTGCAGGGGACCAAGTTTGGTTGGAAGTTTCGAAAGATTGGAATGGGGTCTATGTCAGCCCTGAGGATGATAGCATTTTTACTGGGTTCCTTTTGTACCCAGAGGAAAATTCTGGAATTTCACCATAA